One Nodosilinea sp. FACHB-141 DNA segment encodes these proteins:
- a CDS encoding adenylate/guanylate cyclase domain-containing protein, with protein sequence MAPQIDGLSGPVFNQRSMITALSLANQTSSLTNRVRDLPTPQFISLLDQITAEFEHFLRAIDMINNESLEVMLEQILEAFTLKIGQILQAERTTIFMVDQEKQELWSKIAQGDGERSLEIRVPMGKGISGHVATHVLPLNIPDAYADDRFDPTHDKKTGYRTRSILCMPVLSKKTDNIVAVVQLLNKLNHAPFDEQDERHFKEFAESLGVILESCNSFYIAARNQKGVAALLKAISSLEQSLDLEKTLQSVMGEARQLMQADRSTLWLIDDESGDLWSKVKSGDGKSLVELRIPINSGIVGHVATTGEVLNIPDAYQDPRFNPDADKRTGYRTRNILCMPVFDSGGKLIAVTQLINKAQGTFTTSDEAFMRAFNIQAGVALENAKLFESVLVEKQYQKDILQSLSDAVISTDMEGRIITINDAALQLIGCPEDTDHSRTIRDRWCAALLHRPVWEAIPIESLRFRLEDSLGQGARHYVPEQSLRVAIAPGPGTELDPISTLALPDSDNPALYRPWGDPAATPVPQEVVQIFERSINLTVNPLTNPEGGVLGGLLVLEDISQEKRMKSTLYRYMTPGVAERVMALGDDLLMKGERKDVTVLFSDIRGYTTLTEDLEADKVVEMLNAYFETMVESVFHFEGTLDKFIGDALMAVFGAPLPLTNHAWAAVQSALDMRRRLAKFNNERGALGQPKIRIGIGVSSGEVVSGNIGSQRKMEYTVIGDGVNLSSRLEGVTKEYGCDIVISEYTYALCADRIWARELDRTQVKGKQRAVGIYELIDQRDAPLTADTEAFLDLYAQARSAYTAMQFEQALRLFEQAQQMRPKDKAVTVHLSRARQYLMQPPPEDWDGVYVMTTK encoded by the coding sequence ATGGCACCTCAGATCGATGGCCTTTCCGGGCCGGTCTTCAACCAACGCAGCATGATTACCGCGCTGTCTCTGGCTAACCAAACCAGTTCTCTTACCAACCGGGTGCGCGATCTGCCCACCCCACAGTTCATCAGTCTGCTCGACCAAATCACGGCAGAGTTTGAGCATTTTCTGCGCGCCATCGACATGATCAACAACGAGTCGTTGGAGGTTATGCTGGAGCAGATTTTGGAGGCGTTTACCCTCAAGATCGGCCAAATTCTTCAGGCTGAGCGCACCACTATCTTCATGGTGGATCAGGAAAAGCAGGAGCTGTGGTCGAAGATTGCCCAGGGAGATGGGGAGCGATCGCTCGAAATTCGCGTGCCTATGGGCAAAGGCATTTCGGGCCACGTGGCTACCCATGTGCTGCCGCTGAATATCCCCGACGCCTACGCGGACGATCGCTTCGACCCCACCCACGACAAAAAGACCGGCTACCGCACCCGCAGCATTCTCTGCATGCCGGTACTCAGCAAAAAGACCGACAACATTGTGGCGGTGGTGCAGCTGCTCAACAAGCTCAACCATGCTCCCTTCGACGAGCAAGACGAGCGCCACTTTAAAGAGTTTGCCGAGTCCCTGGGGGTGATTCTCGAAAGTTGTAACTCGTTCTACATCGCCGCCCGCAACCAGAAAGGCGTAGCCGCTTTGCTGAAGGCAATCTCGTCGCTAGAGCAGAGTTTGGATCTGGAGAAAACCCTGCAGTCGGTGATGGGAGAAGCCCGTCAGCTTATGCAGGCCGATCGCAGCACCCTGTGGCTGATCGACGATGAGAGCGGCGATCTGTGGTCAAAGGTGAAGTCGGGCGACGGCAAATCGCTGGTGGAGCTACGCATTCCTATCAATAGCGGCATTGTGGGCCACGTAGCCACCACGGGCGAGGTGCTCAACATCCCTGATGCCTACCAAGATCCGCGCTTTAACCCCGATGCTGACAAGCGCACCGGCTACCGCACCCGTAACATCCTCTGCATGCCCGTGTTTGATTCGGGCGGCAAGCTGATCGCCGTCACCCAGCTGATCAACAAGGCCCAGGGCACCTTCACCACCTCCGACGAAGCCTTCATGCGGGCCTTCAACATTCAGGCGGGTGTCGCCCTAGAGAACGCCAAGCTGTTTGAGAGCGTCTTGGTCGAAAAACAGTACCAAAAAGACATTCTGCAAAGCCTCTCCGATGCGGTTATTTCTACCGATATGGAGGGGCGAATCATCACCATTAACGATGCCGCCCTACAGCTAATTGGCTGCCCCGAGGACACTGACCATAGCCGCACCATTCGCGATCGCTGGTGCGCTGCCCTGCTCCACCGCCCGGTGTGGGAGGCGATCCCCATTGAGAGCCTGCGGTTTCGCCTCGAAGACAGCCTCGGCCAAGGAGCGCGCCACTACGTGCCAGAGCAGAGTTTGCGGGTGGCGATCGCCCCTGGTCCCGGCACTGAGCTAGACCCGATCTCAACGCTGGCTCTGCCCGACAGCGACAATCCTGCCCTCTACCGACCTTGGGGCGATCCGGCCGCAACCCCGGTACCCCAAGAGGTGGTGCAGATTTTCGAGCGCAGCATCAATCTCACCGTTAATCCCTTGACTAACCCCGAGGGCGGCGTGCTGGGCGGCCTGCTCGTGCTCGAAGACATCAGCCAAGAAAAGCGGATGAAGAGCACTCTCTACCGCTACATGACCCCCGGTGTTGCCGAGCGGGTCATGGCCCTGGGCGACGATCTGCTGATGAAAGGCGAGCGCAAAGATGTCACCGTGCTCTTCTCCGATATTCGCGGCTACACCACCCTGACCGAAGACCTGGAAGCCGACAAAGTCGTCGAAATGCTCAACGCCTACTTCGAAACCATGGTGGAGTCGGTGTTCCATTTCGAGGGCACCCTCGATAAGTTCATTGGCGACGCGCTGATGGCGGTATTTGGTGCGCCTTTGCCCCTAACTAACCACGCCTGGGCTGCTGTGCAAAGCGCCCTCGACATGCGGCGACGGCTGGCCAAGTTTAACAACGAGCGCGGTGCCCTAGGGCAACCCAAAATTCGCATTGGCATTGGCGTCAGCTCCGGCGAAGTTGTCTCGGGCAACATTGGCTCCCAGCGCAAAATGGAGTACACCGTGATCGGTGACGGGGTCAATCTCAGCTCCCGCTTAGAGGGGGTGACCAAGGAGTATGGCTGCGACATTGTGATCAGCGAGTACACCTATGCCCTCTGCGCCGACAGAATTTGGGCCCGCGAGCTAGACCGCACCCAGGTTAAGGGCAAACAGCGCGCCGTTGGTATCTACGAACTCATCGACCAGCGCGATGCCCCGCTCACCGCCGATACCGAAGCCTTTCTCGACCTCTATGCCCAGGCCCGCAGCGCCTATACGGCTATGCAGTTTGAGCAAGCGCTGCGCCTATTTGAGCAGGCCCAGCAGATGCGTCCTAAGGACAAAGCCGTGACTGTGCACCTGAGCCGCGCCCGGCAATACCTAATGCAGCCGCCCCCCGAAGACTGGGATGGGGTCTATGTCATGACGACAAAGTAG
- a CDS encoding dienelactone hydrolase family protein, with product MQIKRREVGLTVDDSLMRLYVVEPVVSGQYPGILFYSDIYQLGGPILRLADRLAGYGYVVAAPEIFHRLEPIGTVIEPNDLGRLRGNDAASRTEVAQYDADAAAALHWLQTSDTVAPGQLGTVGFCIGGHLSCRAALNPIVKAAVCCYPTGIHSGKLGKDRANTLERLSEINAHLLLVFGDQDPHVPAEGRDTILNALTTASVDHKTLIYLANHTFMRDDGYRYDPAATDAAWAEVVTFLAHGFGTAAPHS from the coding sequence GTGCAAATCAAACGCCGTGAGGTGGGGTTGACTGTAGACGACAGCCTGATGCGGCTTTATGTGGTGGAGCCTGTTGTTTCTGGCCAATATCCCGGCATTTTGTTCTACTCAGACATTTACCAACTGGGAGGGCCAATTCTGCGTTTAGCCGATCGCCTAGCTGGATATGGCTACGTGGTGGCAGCTCCAGAGATCTTTCATCGACTAGAGCCTATTGGCACTGTGATTGAACCGAATGACTTGGGTCGCCTGCGGGGCAACGACGCCGCCAGTCGCACGGAGGTGGCTCAATACGACGCCGATGCAGCGGCAGCGCTGCACTGGCTTCAGACCTCGGACACCGTCGCCCCCGGTCAGCTCGGGACGGTGGGCTTTTGCATTGGTGGCCATTTGTCCTGTCGCGCGGCGCTAAACCCTATCGTTAAGGCGGCGGTGTGCTGCTATCCAACTGGCATTCACAGCGGCAAGCTCGGGAAAGACAGAGCCAACACCCTAGAGCGTCTGAGCGAAATTAACGCCCATCTGCTGCTGGTCTTTGGGGATCAAGATCCTCACGTGCCCGCTGAGGGTCGCGATACGATTCTCAATGCCCTGACCACCGCCAGTGTTGACCATAAAACCCTGATCTACCTGGCCAACCACACCTTCATGCGCGACGATGGCTACCGCTATGACCCTGCCGCCACTGACGCGGCCTGGGCGGAGGTGGTAACCTTTTTGGCCCACGGTTTTGGCACCGCTGCGCCACATTCTTGA